In the genome of Roseiconus lacunae, the window ACGAGGCAATCAATCACTCCGACGAGAACGTCAACAATCCGGGCTACGGTGACTATCAAGACATCAATGAGATCGCCGGGATAGCCAGCATGTTCTCAACGTACGATTTTCCAATTGAATCCTATCAGGTGTATCAGCAACTCCTTGCCGATCAAGCAAAATTTGAGCGTGCACAGCGTTGGGGTGGAAGTTCCAATCGCGAGCGATACGAAAGTGACAGTCAAAAAGCGTTCGAGAACATCACGTCAGAGGCGGGTCGCACCTACCTCCTGTCATTTGGTCAACAGCTCGGCGAGAATGCCCCCGATCAATTGCCGCGTTTGCTGGAAGGATCCCCCGAGCAGATCCGACGCTCCGAAGGCACCCCAAGCATACTCGTCGCGATTGAGAAAGCGAGGGAATCTGACGAAGGCGTGGAAGTCATCGATCAACTTAAGCAGACGGTGGAAGAGAAGATCGAAGTGACGCCGGATCATTTGTGCGCACACATTGTTCGCGTCGTCGTTTTGCTAAACCAAGACTCGGGAAATGAATTGACCGAGGCTCTCGATCAATTGATGAAGGTGGTTCCCTCTGAAGACGAACTCGCCAAGCTCAGCGAACAAGGCGAAGTTAGAACGTTGGAACGATTGAATGATCTGTTTGTGCCTTTGATTGCGGCAAAGTCGTCCGACCATCCTGATGCTGACAGCGTTCCAAAGCAATTGGCGGACTACTTGGCAACGATGGCAGACGTCGCTGGTAATAAAACCGCAGAGTTAGCTTTATTGGCCATCGGCGGTTACGGAGAAGATCGCGTACAAGAGATCCTGCAGGAGTTCGAAGAAAAAGCGACCCAACAATCAAAGCTCACTCGCGATGAGGTTGCATTCTGTTTGGACATCGCCGACTCATTTGTCGATCAAGGGCAACTCCGTGACTCGGCGCGAGCCCTGCGAATTGCCTTGCAGGCGGGGCCGCCGATCGCGCCGATTTCAGGTGGAAACGATCCCTTTTCGTTAACCCCAATTCGTCAAAACAATAACAACGTCAACGAACGAGAACAGGAACTGACGGAACTACGGGTGCGGTTGTTAAAGACCGTTGCGTCTTGGTCAAAGCCGCTGGGAGTAAGCGACCTGACGATGCCGCTGCTGAGCGAGAAGCCCGCGCCTCAAGTCGACGCCGAGTTGGCATCGCAATTAGCGGACGCATTGACCGCTATCGTCATTCCTAATGGTTCGACCGGAATGGTTTACCCGTGGGGAAAACGAATTGCGTCGCGAAATGGCTACGATCGATACCACAATCAGAATTCCTGGGATGTACAGTCGCTGTCGATCGCGTTGGGGAACCTGGCGCGTCTTGCTGGGAATACCGACGCCGTTCTGGAAACGATTCGCGAACGCCAGGAAACGGCGACCGATCCACGCATCGTCAAAGCGGTCTTGGTCGATGTGGCTTGTGCCGGTTCCAACCCGCAGGTCCAAAGCAAAGCTATCGGTGAATTCACTCAATTGCTCAATTTGCAGCTTCCCGCTACCGACGCGCCGGTAGTGACGCAGACCGGATCGATCAGCATTACGTCGCAAATGCAAGCGGAATCAATGGAGAAGAGCGACGTCGTTGACCTTTGCATGCGAACGTTGTGGCCGATTGTCAGCCACCCCGATTCCTTCTCGAAGGAAGACGTCCACGAGGCGTCCCAGACATTGACGCGAGTCAATCGATTGATCGGATCCGACCACTACACCTTGGGGCGTCACCGCGAGATTTCGCGTCGTTTGGAAAACCAATTGTTCACGACGGCCGCCGAGACAAAGGACGAAAAGACGTTTTCGCAGCAGCTCGAGTCGCGGGTGCAAAGCTTTTTCCGCGGCTTGGGGTTTTGACGCCTCGACTGAATCGAATCACAAGGTAGCGGAACTCGCCTACGGCTCGTTGATTTACTCAGCCGCAAACACGATAGCGTGCGGTTCTTCCGCACAAACTCGAGTTTGGGCCAAAGCCCGTCGGCTGATCGTGGAGTCGCTCGATTTGACTAAATCGACGAGCCGACGTGCGTTCGCCCCGGTTATTGCACCGAAACCGTGGCTAACGTCATGCGGCTAATACTGAAATCAACGGTCAATGAAGCACTATCGCATTCGGCTTGCGTTTTCTCTACGGCCGCTACCTCCACTATTCTTGCCTAGATTGAATTGACACCGCTCAGGAATTTTTCTATCGACGCGGTAGATGGTCTTGATTTTCCGCCCGAAACCTGAACTACCGGTGTCTCGATTGCCTCGTGCTTCCTCTCAATTCGATCTCGAGGGCTCGGTGCCGGCCGACGGTTTCGGTTGGTCCCATCGGATCGCCGCATGGGTGCTGACGGTGCCGTTGACGTTGGTGTGCCTAGCGATCATGCCCCCTCGATCTGTATCGGCGCAGTCGCTGGCCGACGAGATTGATGGCGATGCGATCGTCGAATTGAACCTTTCGGGGACGGTCAAGGTGACGACGCTATTGGATTTGATGAGTCAGGAACTCGGTGTTCGATTTTTACATGGAACCGACATCGCGCGTCGCGACGTGACGGTCTACACGCCGGCAAAGCTACCGAAGAAGGTCTTGCCGACATTGTTGGGCAGCCTGCTGCGGGAGGCGAAATTAGCCATCGTCGATAGCGAGGTCCCCGGCTGGAAACGTGTCGTTGATATTGCGGACATCGTCAGTGAAGCGCCCGCCGGGAATGCCGCCGAGGTGTCTCGTCGCAACGGACCGGCTGCCGCGGTCACTCAAGTTTTGCCGGTCAAATTCATCGACTTGACCATGGCATCATCCTCGCTGAAGGCGTTTCTTTCCCGGACCGGATCGAACATAGTCCCTCTGCCAGAACAACGGTTGATGATCGTCACCGGTTATGCCGCCGACGTACGGATGATCGCCGAGTTGTTAGAAACGATTGATCGGCCAGATGAAAAGGGCGTGATCGAATTCTACGAAGTGCGCCGCCGTCCACCCGCAATGCTGATCGAGCAATTCGAAGGCTTGCGGTCGGTCGATGACAACCGCAAGACCGCGAACGCATCCGAACCGAAACTGTTGGTCGACAAATCCGGCAGGCGAATCGTGGTCGCCGGTCGGAAGGAATTGGTCGATGCGGCTCTGTCCCTGCTACAGCGTCTCGATTCGGGAACCGATTTTCAAACCAAGGTTTATCGTCTGGAAAATATCAGTGCCCAACGTTTGGACCGTTTGATTCAAGGGTTCGTAGATCGTGAGACCACCACCGATCGAAACGGTACTCGATCACTCGAAACAACGATTGACGAAGAAGGCAACTTGTTGGTGGTCCGGGCCGGCGCGACGATTCATCAACAGATTGAAACATTGATCAAAGAGCTTGACCGCCCGATCGATGCCGAGGAAAGCCCCATTCGGTTTTACAAGCTAAAGAATGCCACCGCGATTGAAGTGTTGTATTCGTTGTTGGCACTCCAGCAAGCCGCCGGAAGCGGCGTACAAACCGCGGGTGGTTTTGGTGCCGGGGCATTTGGAACGCTCGGTGGCAACGCAATGATGGGGGGCGGCGTCGTTCCTGCTGGCATGGTGGGAGGGGCGAACGGTTCGATTCCAGGCACGTTTCCAAACAATGCCGCCGGTGGAATGCCAGGCGCGATGGCTACCGTGCAACCAAACGGTGGTATGGGCGGAGGACAGTTTGGCGTGGTGGGACAGAATTTATCTGGAAATCTGTCATCGACGCGCACGGCCAATCAAAACGCAGCCTTGGCCATGATGGGGGGCGGAATCGGATTGGCCGGAGGAATGGGATCGTCAATGGGCGGCGGCATGGGAACCGGATCGGTGGCGACATTGCCCGGCGGGGCGCGTGTATCGGCGGATGTCGCGACGAACAGTTTGATCGTGTTCGCCCCATCCAACGTGCAAACCCTCTATGAAAAACTGATTCGATCGCTGGATCAACGCCGGCCGCAGGTATTGATCGAAGCGGACATCATCGCGATCGACACATCAGACAACTTTTCGTTAGGCGTTGAAATCAGCGCCGGAGATCGCACGGGGTCAAAACGCTTGTTCGAGTTTACATCGTTCGGACTGAGCGAAGTCGATCCGCTAACAGGACAATTGACGGTCAATCCTTCGCTCGGATTCAACGGTGTCCTGGTCGATCCCGACGTTGCCGACGTGATCGTTCAGGCGGTTAGTCGGCACACACGAGGACGCGTCCTTTCGTCTCCGAGAGTGCTGGTTAACGATAACCAAACCGGTGTTATCAACAGTATTTCGAGTATCCCGTTCCAGGCCTTCAGCCAAGGCGAGACAACGACGTTGACAGGGCTCGGTGGAAATCAGGAAGCCGGGACAACGATTCAAGTCACCCCGCATATCAACGAAGACAATCATCTGCAGCTTGAGTTCGATGTCGAATTCAGTACCTTTGTCGGTTCGGGTGACAACAATTTGCCACCGCCCCGGCAAATCGATCGGGTGGGAAGTGTCGTTACCATTCCAGATAGCAAAACCGTGATCGTCGGCGGGCTCAAACGCACCAGTGAGTCGGACACACAAACGGGGGTACCGTGGCTAGAGAAAGTGCCGATCATCCGTGAACTCAGCAGCCTGCGAACCGAAGAACAATCGACAACCTCGTTCTTTCTATTCATTCGACCACGAATCCTACGTGACAGTCAGTTTCGTGATCTGAAATTCCTCTCTGATCTTCAATCACACGACGCGCAGTTGTCGGCCGATTATCCGACTAGCGGTCCGATGTTAATTCACTGCCCTCCGGAAAACTTGCCGGCCGGACAGCCAGGGCCGTCGGCGGATCAAACGTGGGGGTCCAGCAATTTCACTGAACCGTCAGTTCCAATGCCGATGGAGTCCACCACGGTCATCGAAGCGCAGTCGGTGTATGATAAAGCGTTGCTGGCGGAGCCGGGATTCGAAACCGATGATGGTTTGGAGTCACGTCCACAGCTGGTTTATCCCGAACCCTGACACGTTGGCCGGTAGGTGCGGTATTACCGATCCAAGATCGGTGCATCGCATACGTTGGCGTCGGGCCCGTATCACGAAAAGGCAGCGCCGCCGGCTGACAGCGCCCGCGTCTGACAGCGTCCTTGTCTGACAGGGCCCGCGTCTGGCGTCATCGGCTTACTGGGCCAGGTGATAATCAAAACACACCCTGCCGATACCTACCTTTGATCTCGGTTTGCGTACTCGATTCATGAATGTGTCGATTGATGACATCGCCGCCAAGTTGCGCATGCCAGTCGCCGAAGATCTTTCGCAGTTTGAAGCGTCGAGCGATTTTCTAAATCGAATTAGCATCGGGCATGCACGCCAACACAACGTGATCGGTTTGCGAGGCAAGGGCGAAGACGAGTTGTGGCTGGCAATCGATTCAGTGTCGGGACTTAATCAAGTCGACGTGATCGGCCGAGCCTTATCACAAAACCCGGGTGGTGGTTTGCGACGGATCGCACTTCGCCCACTTCCGGCGACTTCTGAGGCGATCCGAAAGGCAATCAACCGTGCTTACACCGAACAGTCCAGCCAAACTCAGCGAGTGATCGACTCTCTCGATCGCGACACTTTGTTGGGCGAATTAGCTCGACTCGGTCCACGTGAAGACCTGCTCGATACCGAAGGGCGTGCGCCTGTGATTCGGCTGGTCAATCACTTGCTATTTGATGCCGTGAAATCCGGTGCCTCGGATGTTCACATCCAACCCTATGAAGATCGCTTGATGGTCAGACAGCGGATTGACGGGGTTTTGTTCGACACCTT includes:
- a CDS encoding secretin N-terminal domain-containing protein; amino-acid sequence: MSRLPRASSQFDLEGSVPADGFGWSHRIAAWVLTVPLTLVCLAIMPPRSVSAQSLADEIDGDAIVELNLSGTVKVTTLLDLMSQELGVRFLHGTDIARRDVTVYTPAKLPKKVLPTLLGSLLREAKLAIVDSEVPGWKRVVDIADIVSEAPAGNAAEVSRRNGPAAAVTQVLPVKFIDLTMASSSLKAFLSRTGSNIVPLPEQRLMIVTGYAADVRMIAELLETIDRPDEKGVIEFYEVRRRPPAMLIEQFEGLRSVDDNRKTANASEPKLLVDKSGRRIVVAGRKELVDAALSLLQRLDSGTDFQTKVYRLENISAQRLDRLIQGFVDRETTTDRNGTRSLETTIDEEGNLLVVRAGATIHQQIETLIKELDRPIDAEESPIRFYKLKNATAIEVLYSLLALQQAAGSGVQTAGGFGAGAFGTLGGNAMMGGGVVPAGMVGGANGSIPGTFPNNAAGGMPGAMATVQPNGGMGGGQFGVVGQNLSGNLSSTRTANQNAALAMMGGGIGLAGGMGSSMGGGMGTGSVATLPGGARVSADVATNSLIVFAPSNVQTLYEKLIRSLDQRRPQVLIEADIIAIDTSDNFSLGVEISAGDRTGSKRLFEFTSFGLSEVDPLTGQLTVNPSLGFNGVLVDPDVADVIVQAVSRHTRGRVLSSPRVLVNDNQTGVINSISSIPFQAFSQGETTTLTGLGGNQEAGTTIQVTPHINEDNHLQLEFDVEFSTFVGSGDNNLPPPRQIDRVGSVVTIPDSKTVIVGGLKRTSESDTQTGVPWLEKVPIIRELSSLRTEEQSTTSFFLFIRPRILRDSQFRDLKFLSDLQSHDAQLSADYPTSGPMLIHCPPENLPAGQPGPSADQTWGSSNFTEPSVPMPMESTTVIEAQSVYDKALLAEPGFETDDGLESRPQLVYPEP